The Sphingobacteriales bacterium sequence AGTTTTTAAGATGAGTGAACACAACGAAGTCAGGCATGAAGGAGTCATCACTTCCATTGATGGCGATATGGCTCAGGTAACCATTTTAGTAAAATCAGCCTGTGCAGAATGTCATATCAAGGGGGCATGCAGCCTGTCTGAGATTCAGGCAAAAGTCATTGAGGTTAATCTGAAAGGACAGACATTCCGTATCGGAGACAAGGTAAATGTGGCATTAAAAGAATCATTGGGGATGAGAGCCGTTCT is a genomic window containing:
- a CDS encoding SoxR reducing system RseC family protein: MSEHNEVRHEGVITSIDGDMAQVTILVKSACAECHIKGACSLSEIQAKVIEVNLKGQTFRIGDKVNVALKESLGMRAVLLAYIIPVLLIISTLLIAGLFIDNENIIAGSSLLIAGIYYLFLYLNKRMLKKSFQFRIE